The Fimbriimonadaceae bacterium nucleotide sequence TCGGGCGATAGAGCCGGAAGGGCATGCCCCATTGCTCTTTCCACTTGATCTGGCTGAGGAAGTCGGCCTCGACCCCGGGCATCTCGTTCCAGGGCTTTAAGAGGCTCTGGTTGTCCCGCGTGAACATTTCGAAGCCGACCGTGACAGAACGCCCCGAATCTACGAGCGCTTGAATGATGTCGGCTTGGGCTTGGTGGTGCGCGGGTGAGTCGTGCGACTCGCCCACAAAGACGAACTGCGCATCCTTCGCGGCTTCGGCGACCGTTCGGGCCGAGGCCCGGGCTCCGTTCGCCAGGTTTGTGTACCCCATCCCTACCTGCACCCGTTCCGGTCCGTGGAGATCGAGGAGGTAGGGGTCAACGTCGGCCATTGCGGCGACGATAAAGCTGATCACAGACCCATTCTCCGGTACTGAGAGCCCGTAAGTCAACAGGTACCCTTCCCACAAAGTGCGCATATGGCTTGGTGGAGTCGCGGCAGGCCTCATCGTCTTCGGTTGCCGTCCTGCCGAGGAGTCGACGATCGTGGTCCAACCCCCGACCCATAGCGGCTACCGCGCAGAACCTTTAGACACCGACGCGGAACTGGCCGAACAATTGCGGTCGGGGGCCGTTCAGGCTTCGGCCGCCAGCGAGACGATCGAAGAGGCGCTCAAGTTTGCGAAACTCGTGGCGGCGGAGTCTCCGGACGAGACGCGCGAAGCCGCGGAGAACATCTCTGACTACGTCGACAGCGCCGGCGCGACGGTGGTCGACGCGGGTGCGAACCCACCGGTGCTAGGCGACGTGAAGGCCAACTTTGTGAAAGCCGACGACGAGCGCAAGAAGAGGATCGAGAACCTGAACGACGCCTTCCGCGACTTGCAGGAAGCCCTGGGCGCCGCCAAAAGCCTGAGCGAGCAGGACGATCGCTTCGCCCAACTCGCCGACCTGATCCAAGTCGCCATGGACGACACGGGCGACGCGGTGAAGGCCTACGGCGGACAGATCGAGGACGCCGACGCCGGCGAATGAAGGGGCGGTAGGCTTAACCCCATGAGCGAACGGCTTTGGGCGCCTTGGCGGTTCAACTACGTCCAAAAAGCGGACGCCCAGAACGCGACGGGCAACATCTTCGTCGACCTCCCCGCCATGGACGACGACCGCCAGAACCTCATCCTCTATCGGGGTGAGACCGCGTTCGTCCTCATGAACGCCTATCCTTACACGAGCGGCCACCTGCTCGTCGCGCCGTTCCGCAAGGTCGCCGACATTGTCGGGCTTTCGCCCGAAGAGCTCAGCGAGATCAACCAATTGGTGGTCAAGTGCGTCCAGTGGACGCGCGCAGCTTACTCACCAGACGGTTACAATATCGGCGTGAACATGGGCCGTGCCGCAGGCGCGGGGATCCCGGGCCATATCCATTGGCACGTGGTGCCTCGCTGGTCTGGGGACACGAACTTTATGGGCACGGTCGGCGACGTCCGAGTGATCCCTCAAGACCTCACCCAGGCTTACGACCTCCTGCTGGGAATCGTCAAAGGCAGTTAGAACTCCAACCCCAATTGACGGGCTTCCTCGACCGGAGGCGTCCTTTCGCGAAGGCGCACCGCCGTCTCCCAGGCTTTGGCTATATCTTCCACCAAAAGGCGGTACCCGCCATCTGACGAAGCCCCTTGGTTCCGCAAGATGTAGGCGGGGTGCAAGGTCGCGATGGCGCACCGGGCGAACTCGCTGGGAAAGTAGCGCCCCCTCTCGGCCGTGATCTTGAACGCCTTCTTGATGAGGTTCTTCGCCGAAGGGGCGCCGATGCAGAGGACGACCTCCGGCGCGATCGCGGCAAGCTGCGGCAGCAACCAGGAGCGGCAGGCGGCGGTCTCCTCTTCGGCCGGGGGTCGGTTCACGGGCCGCCCCGTAGACCAGTCGCACGCCCGGCACTTCACCGTGTTGCAGATGTAGACCTTGGTGCGGTCCAAGCCGTTCTCCGCCAAGGCCTGGTCCAGGAGCTTGCCCGCCCTGCCGACGAAGGGGCGGCCCGTCCGGTCCTCCTCGTCGCCCGGCCCTTCGCCCACGAGCACCAGAGGGCTAGACGGGTTTCCCTCGCCGAAGACCACGTTCCGACGCCGCTCCGCCAAGGGGCACAGCCGGCACGAATGAGCCCGCAGGGCAAGCTCTTGGAGGCCAGAGCCGGTCAATGTCGCCACACCATTTCGGACGATTCGGGCGGCCCCTGGGTGCCGCTATGGCCCGGCAGGTTTTCAACATTGGAACGCAGGTAACGGAATTTCGGCAAGGGCCGAACCGCCCGGGCCTGCCAATATTGGCAATGTGCGTGTCGCCGTTGTTGGTGCTGGGATCATGGGGCTCTGCACCGCCCGCGCCCTGGCCGATCGTGGCCACCAGGTCGTCGTCTTTGAGAAGGCTGAGCCTGGAAACCGGCTGGGCAGCACTTCGGGCCGCTCGCGGATCGTGCGACAGGCGTACCCCGACCGCTTCTATTCCGAGATCCTCTTGGAAGGGCACGCCCTTTGGCAAGAATTGGAACAGGCAGCGGGCAAAAGGCTGGTCCATGCCGTCGGCCTACTCTATATCGGCCCTCGGGACGAAGCTGAGATCCAGATGGAGGTGCAGACCCTCTCCAGCCTGAACCAGGTGCACAAGCTGGTCGGCCCGGAAGAGGTCCGCTCGGTCAGTCCCACCATCCGCCTGCAGCACCACGAGATCGCGATCCATACGCTCGAGGCGGGCTGGGCCGACGTGCCGGCCGTGCTCGACGCGGTCGCGCTCCTGGCCATGCAGGCCGGCGCCGAGTTCGCGACAAAGGAGGTAAGCCCCGACGAGCAGTTCGAAGATTTTGACCGGGCCGTCGTCACGGTCGGCCCCTGGGTGACGCGCTGGGGCAAGTTGAGACAGGGATCGAACGGGAAAAGCTCCGTCTATGGCGAATCCAGCAACCGGAAGCAGACCGGACTGGCAGTGACTCTGCAGACCTACGCCTATGTCCGAGGCCACCACCAGGGCCCGGTGTGGATCGAGGGCTTTGGCGACCATCTCTATGGTTTTCCGAACGAGCCGGGCAAGGACTGCTTTAAGATCGGGCTCCATTCTCCGGGACCGGTGACGGACCCGGACGACCCCCACCGCATCCCGGACCGGCGCGTGCAGTCCGAGATCAAGGAAGCGGCGCGAAGGCGCTTCGACCTGAAGAGCCCGGAAATCATCGAGGCCCACACGTGTCCCTACACCACGGCCCCGAACGACGACTTCAAGATTGGGTGGCGTGACGACAAAACGCTGCTGGCTTCGCCCTGCAGCGGGCACGGCTTCAAATTCGGCCCTTGGATGGGCCAGTTCCTGGCCGACCTCGCGGAAGGCAAGCAGAAGATCGACGCCTATCCGCGCTGGCACTGGAAGTCCTCAGACGACGCGGCCAAGGCCATCGCGTAGTAACGCCACGTGCCACGCTATAAGTCGATCGTTTGCTGGCTTCGCCGTGACCTGCGACTGGAGGACAACACGGCCCTGGCCGAGGCGACCCGGTCGGCTGAACACGTCGCGGTCGCGTTCGTTTACGACCGTGAGATCCTTGACCCGCTTCTGGACAGGGACGACAGGCGCGTCACCTTTATCCATGAGTCGGTCGGCGAACTTGAGAGAAAGCTTGCGGCAAAGGGGTCAGGGATCGTTACGCTCTATGGCACCCCCGGTGAAGAAATCCCTCGTTTAGCCGAGCAAGTCGGCGCTGAGGCGGTCTTTGCTAGCCATGATGACGACCCTTATGCCCTAACCCGGGACCACCTCGTAAAGGCCAGCCTTAAGTCTGCAGGCCGCGAGTTTTATACATTTAAAGATATTGTCGTCTTCGAACGCACGGAAGTCTTGAACCAATCAGGCGAACCCTTCAAAGTCTTTACCCCTTATAGCAAGGCGTGGAAGGCGGCTCTCCAACCGCCTATGATCCAGCCGGCTGAAGCAGACACCTCGCGACTTGCGCCGCGTAAGCTCTTGCCTTCTTTCGGAAACTTGAGTCTCGACCAGATCGGGTTTCAGAAAGGGGATTTGTGGCTGGAGCCGGGCGAGGACGCAGCGCTACGCCGCCTAGAGGATTTCTTCGCGGGCGCCTGCGACGACTATGCTGAAATGAGGGACTTCCCGGGCATCCAGGGCACCAGCGGCCTGAGCGTCCACCTCCGCCACGGCACGGTCTCGATCCGGCAGTGCTTCCGAAGAGCTTACGAGGAAGAGGGGCGGGGTGCGGCTAAATGGATCGACGAGCTGATTTGGCGTGAGTTCTATCACATGATCCTTGCTAACTTTCCCAATGTCGTCCAGGAGAGCTTCCGTCCAGAATATAGAAACCTTGAATGGCCAGGGTCCGATGAAGACTACAGGGCCTGGGAAGAGGGGCGAACGGGCTACCCAATCGTCGACGCGGCGATGCGCTGCCTTAACGCGACGGGATGGATGCACAACCGGCTCCGGATGGTGACGGCCATGTTCCTCACAAAAGACCTCCTGGTGGACTATCGAAAGGGCGAAGCTTATTTTGCCCGGAAACTCCTCGACTTTGAGCTTTCCAGCAACAATGGAGGATGGCAATGGAGCGCAAGCACGGGGGTGGACGCCCAACCCTATTTCCGCATCTTCAACCCGGTCCTGCAAAGCAAGAAGTTCGACCCCGAAGGGAAATTCATAAAAACCTGGTGCCCCGAGTTGAAGAACTTTAGCCCGGAGCATGTGCACTGGCCGTCCGGGGCCCCGCTGATGGAACAGCAGCTGGCGGGGTGCGAGGTCGGCAAGGACTACCCCTTGCCGATCGTCGACCACGGCACCATGCGGGAGAGGGCCGTGAAGCTCCTTACGCTTCCTTCTTGATAGAATTCAGCGCGTGCCTGCTAATCGGGCACTTGGTGCAAGCCTCATGGATCTGGAGCAGCGTCTCTTGATGGTCGCGCGAGGGGAAGCCTTCGCGCTCATCGCCAAGCTGGGAGAGGGCCGCGAGGGTCTGCGACATGGTGAAGTTGAGCCGACAGGCGAGTTCTTCCGGTTTCGCGTCGTGCAGAGCGTCCAGAATGATGAGCAGCGCCTGCTCGTGGATCGTCCGCGCGACGTGGACGATATCGGGCGTGGCAAGTCTGTTTGGCATAGAACCTAGGAGCCCTTTGAAGTGGAGGCATTCAAGATTGTTGGATAGCGAGAACGTTCCATCTATGACGAAAAACAGGCAGTCAACTCGGATCCAGCTCCCAAGAGAGAACCGGGGCTGGTACGGCTTCGCGGCCTGGCTTGTCCGCAGCCTCCTGGCGACCCTCGGCGGCGGGATCGAGCGGATCGGGTTGGAAAACGTCCCCCTGGAGGGCCCCACCTTGATCGCCCCCGTCCACATGAGCTTCCTCGATCCGCCCGTCATCGGCTCGCTCTGCCCGCGACGGCTCAGGTTCATGGCGAAGGAAGAGCTGTTCCGACCGGCACTTCTCAACGTCCTGATCCGCAGTTTGGGCGCCTTTCCCGTGCGGCGGGGCCACAACGATTCCACGGCCGTGAAGAACGCCCTCGCCATGCTGGCGGACAAGCAAGCCGTGCTCGTCTTCCCCGAGGGAGCCCGCAATGACGGAGAGACCATGCTTCCGATTCAGATCGGCCTCGCGATGATGGCCAAGCGCAGCGGGGCCAAGGTCGTCCCGGTCGGCCTGCAGGGCACCCAGAAGATGCTGCCCAAAGGGGCGAAAGGGCCAAGGCGCACCCGCGTGACCATCGCCTTCGGCAAGCCCTTCACCTATGCCGAGGTCACCGAGGGGCTCCCCGACCGCGAGGCTCGTGCCCGCTTCGTCGAGGTTCTCGGAGCGCGGATCGCGGAGGCTTGCGCCCTAGCGGGCAACCCGATCAAAAGCGCGTCGTCAGACCCGCCGAGAACAGAGTCCCACCCCGTTCAAACACAGCCTTAAACGTTGCGAACGGCACAGGGCGCAGCTCGATGCCACCGGCAAGCCGCAGGCTGTCGTGCTCCGCCAGAAACAGGAGTTTATCGCTGATCGGCAAGCTCACGGCGAAGAACAAAAGCCCGCTTTTGCGGCTCCAAAAGCCGATTGTAAGGTCGGTCGGCACGTCTTGGTTCAGGTCGCCGACGTTTCCGTAGCGATAGGTCATCGCGAGGTAACCGGCCCGCCCCCCTTCCGTCTTGTTGGCCAGGTCGAGAAGCCCGACGCTGATGCCGGGAGCGATGTCCGTGATCGGGGGCGTGAAGTTGTAGGCAAGGTCAAGAGTCGGTTCCCACTGCCCGCCCTCGTTGCGCACGAAGTTGATCTCCCCATCGTACGACTGCAGGAACCCGGCCCCCAGCCAAGCCTGCGCCCGCTCCTCGCCGGGCTGGAAAAGCGCCTCGATCCGGACCTGGCCCTCCAGGAGCTTTCGCCCCATCGGCACCCGAATCTCGCGGTCGGCATGAGCCACGCTGGAAAGCAGGGCCAGGACGAGGGGTGACAGACGCACCCCCGCACCATACCCACCGGGCCGCCGCATCCCTGGCACCCCCGGCTCTAAGCCAGCCGCACCGGCAAGATCCGCAACCGCCGCGCCGGGTCTTGGCCGACACACTCGGCCGCGAGCCGCTTGGACTCCACGATCTGAAGTTGCATCTTCCTCACAGAGGAGTTCTGCGGCGTGAGTTCCACCGGACGCCCGGTGCGAAGCACCGTTGCCACCGCGTCGCTCACCTCTTGCAGGGCGCCCGCCTCAGCGTCTCGGTCGATCCCGCTTCCTCGCAGAACCTCCTCCAGGGCCGAGGCGATCTGGCTGAACGTGTTCGACTTCACCACCACCGTCGGCAAGGGTCGGCCCAGCTCGCGGAGCTTGGCCGGCTTGGCCTGCGCCGTCGAGCGGATCGCGATCACCGCGTCGGCCTGGTGGATGTCGTTCGTGATGTAGGCCGGCGCCTTTCTCTCGCGGATCGCCCGCTCCAGCCTTGTCCGAGCGATCCCGTACGGAAAGATGCGCATCACCTTGGCCGGTTTGGGCTGGGGCTCGGCTTTGGGCGCCTTCTCTGGCTCGGCGGTGGCGGTGCGGCCCTTGCGCCCTCCCCGCTCCGGCGGGTCGGGCGGCTGCGGCTTGCGGGCCGAGAGCGAGGGGAAGCGCTCGTTGAAGCCCGGCTCGTCGATCTCGCCCACCACCTCTTGCTGCACGACCTCGACGTCGCCCTCGGCCCGGCGAACCCGGACTTCCGGCCTCGGCAGCACCCCGCGCAACATCAGGTCCACCGTCTTCTGCACGTCGTGGTGCACGGCCAGCTTGTCGTAGTCGATCAGCTCGATCACCACCTGGAAGGTCGGCGGGGCCTTGCGCTCCAGGATCGTCTTCTGCGTGCCCCTGCGCCGCGCCTCGTCGTCGCTCAAGGTCACCGCCTGGATGCCACCGATGAGGTCCGCCAGCGAGGGGTTCAGCATCAGGTTCTCCAGAGTCTGCCCGTGGGCGGTCGCGATTAGCTGCACGCCGCGCTCGGCGATGGTGCGGGCGGCCATGGCTTCCGCCTCGTTGCCGATCTCGTCGATCACGATCACCTCGGGCATATGGTTCTCCACCGCCTCGATCATCACGTTGTGCTGCTCGCTGGGGCGGCGCACCTGCATGCGGCGGGCACTGCCCACGGCCGGGTGCGGCACGTCGCCGTCGCCCCCGATCTCGTTCGAGGTGTCCACGATCACCACCCGCTTCTCGACCTCGTCCGCCAGAACCCGGGCCACCTCGCGCAACTTCGTGGTCTTGCCCACTCCCGGCCGTCCCAAGATCAAGATCGACTGCCCCGCACGAACGATGTCGTCGATGATGTCGATCGTGCCCTCTAGCGCTCGGCCCACCCGGCAGGTCAAGCCCACCACCCGCCCCTGGCGGTTGCGGATGCAGGAGATGCGGTGCAGCGTGCGCTCGATGCCCGCACGGTTGTCCTCCCCAAAGTCGCCGATCTTCTTGACCACGTGCTCAAGGTCGTGCTCGGTCACCGTGATCCCGTGCCACCGCTCAAAGCCGCTCCGGTACCGCGCCTCGGCAGGGCGGCCGTAGTCCAGAACCACTTCGACAAGTTCGTTGAGGTCCGGGCTCGTGACCAGTTTCTCTTTTATGTGGGAGGGAAGGACGTCGAGGAGCTGCAGCAGGCCGTCATGGATCAAAGACATCGGCTACCTCAATATGGACGCCCACTCCGCCCCACATGTACCAGCGGGGCCCAGAAGATTAAGAAAGGTTAATGGGGAAAGGGTGGGGGCTCAGGCTCGGACTTATGGCTAAACCGAGACCCGCCGCCCCCTGCCCCCTCTCGCCGGACTTCTGTCCAACGCCTGGCCTCCGACTCAAGTCTAACCGCACCCAGGCAGCCTTCACTTGTCCCGGCCGTTCCAGGGACGGGGCGGGTATTTCTGGGGGGTATGGGACCCGTAGCACTTGCCCTAGCCCTTCTCTTACAGCCCGGCGCGCCCCAGCGGGTCTGCCTGACCTGGTCGGGCGACCCCGCGACCACCGCGACCGTCACCTGGCGCACGGACGGAGACCTGGGCGACCAGAAGGCGGAGTTCGCCCTCGCCTCGGCCGACCCCCGCTTTCGCGGGAGCGCCCAGACCGTGGGCGCGCTGAACACCCGGGTGGAGCTCGACACCAAGGCCAGCGCTTGGTACCACCGGGCGACCCTCACCAACCTGAAGCCGGAGACGATTTACGCCTACCGGGTGGGCGACGGCAAGGCCTGGAGCGAGTGGTTCCAGTTCAAGACGGCCTCGCCCGAGTTCAAACCGTTCGAGTTCGTCTACTTCGGCGACGCCCAGAACGAGATCAAGTCCATGTGGAGCCGGGTGGTGCGGCAGGCGCACCGGGACGCCCCCTATGCGGCCTTCATGCTGCACGCTGGCGACCTCGTGAATACGAACGACAGCGACAAGGAGTGGGGCGAGTGGTTCGAGGCGGGCGGTTGGCTGCACTCGCAGATCCCGGTGGTCGCGACCCCCGGGAACCATGAGTACGGCAAGGCGGCGGACGGGAAGCGGCTGACCCCGCTCTGGACGCCGCAGTTCGCCTTTCCCGCGAACGGTCCCGCCGGGCTGGAAGGGTCTTGCTACTATGTGGACTTCCAAGGGTGCCGGGTGGTCAGCCTCAACTCCAATGAGAAGGTCGAGGAGCAGGCCGTCTGGCTCGACCGAGTGCTGGCCGAGAACCCCAACCGCTGGACGTTCGTGACTTTCCACCATCCGGTTTACTCGACGGCGGTGGGCCGGGACAACCCTAAGGTGAGGGGCCAGTGGCAGCCCATCTTCCAGGAGCACAAGGTGGACCTGGTGCTGCAAGGGCACGACCACACCTACGGCCGGAGGAACGTGCCTACCGGTGCGAACGTCCGCGACGGGGCCGGGGTGGTCTATGTGGTGAGCGTGGCCGGGCCGAAGATGTACCGCCTGGGCGAGACGGCGCTGAACGACATGAAGCGGGTGGCCGAGTACACCCAGCTCTACCAAGTGGTGAAGGTCGAGTACGACAAGCTGCGGTTCGAGTCTCGCACGGCGACGGGCGAGCTCTACGACGCCTTTGAGCTGCGCCGTCGACCAAATGGTGGAAACGATCTGGAAGAGATCAAGCCCGAGGTGCCGCAAAGGATCGACCCGAAAGGCGCCTCGGACGAGAAAGACGGGGGATAACCCCCTCCCCCTTACCCCCTCCCCAAGCTTGGGGAGGGGGGGTACCGGTGCCTTGCGTCTTGCCGCGAGGCATGGATCCAGCGCGGAGTGGCGCCAAGTCCCCCCTCCCCAGGCTTGGGGAGGGGGTCAGGGGGAGGGGTGCGCGGGACGCCCAGGTTTATTCCTCTCCCTTCGCCTCGGCGAGGGTGAGGCTGACGTCCTTGACCGCGCCGGACTGCCACACCTTGACCGTGACCTTGGCGCCGGGGCGGAGGGGGGAGACGGCGGCGAAAAAGTCGGTCGGCTCTTTCACCTCCTTGCCGTTGATGCTGGTAATGACGTCCCAGCGGCCGATGCCGGCTTGGGCGGCGGGGAGGCCCTGCTGCACATCCAGCACGACGACGCCATGGTCGGGCGGGTCGGTGGAGGCATTGGCATACTGGCGGAGTTCGGCGCGGGCGTCGGCCATGGCGAGCAGCTGGGAGCGCGGGCTGAGCGAGACCCCGAGGATGCCGTACTTGGCGTAGCCGAACTTCAGGATGTCCTCCACGACCGTCTTCATCCGGTTCACGGGGATGGCGAAGCCGATGCCCACGTTGCCGCCGTTGATGCTGGCGATGCTGGAGTTGATGCCCACGAGCTGGCCGGCCGAGTTCACGAGGGCCCCGCCCGAATTGCCCTGGTTGATGGCCGCGTCGGTCTGGATGCCGTCGATGAAGACGGAGTTGGTCTGGCTGGGCAGTTGCCGGCCGATGCTGCTGACCACGCCCGCGCTGAGCGTGTTCTTGAAGCCGAGGGGGTTGCCGATGGCGAGCACCCACTCGCCCACCTCGAGCTTGCTGCTGTCGCCGAGGTCGATCGGCACGAGGTTCGGGAGCTCGACCTTGAGCACGGCGAGGTCGGCCCGGGGATCGGTGCCGACGATCTTGGCGGGGGCGGTGCGGCCGTCGCTGAGGGTGACGCTGACCGCATCGGCCAGACGGCTGCCACGGAAGCCCATGTCCACGCGGACGACGTGGTTGTTCGTCACGATGTAGCCGCTCTGGTCGATGACGACGCCGGAGCCCTGGGAATAGGGCCGGTCCATCACCTCGCCGAACATGCGGCCCCGCACCCGGGTATCGATGCTGACCACGCTGGGCAGCACCTTCTTCGCGGTCGCCCGGAAGTCGTTGTCGGCGACGCCTTCCAGGCTCGCGTTTTTCAGCACGACGGGGGGCTGGTTCAGCCTGGTGCTGACCTGCCGGGTCTCGACGACGCGGTTCAGTTGCAGCGCCCCGAAGACCCCGGCGAACACGGCCAGGAAGACGCCGACGACCAACAAGACGAGCACGCCTTTCTTCATTGTTAAATTCTACACGCCGATACGGCGGGCGAGTGCCCCGAATGGCGAAGGAAGCGAAAGAGCCCTAGGCGGACGCGCTCCCGGCACAGTCCCCAGCCGGTCTACCGGCACGGGCTTCTGCAGGCCAGGGGGCGTAGAATGAGTTTGTGGACAACCGGCCCGCGCTTGCCGGGCTCCCGCCCGACCGCATGGTCGAGGTGGCGCAGGCCCTTGGGCAACCCTCGTACCGTGGGCGGCAGCTCACAAAGTGGGTCTATCAAAAGGCGGCCCGGAGCTTTGAGGAGATGGCGGATCTGCCCGCCGCCTTCCGCACCCAGCTGGAAGAACACTACCGGGTCTCGCCGCTTGTGGTCGCCGACCACAAGACCAGCCGCGACGGGGTGGAAAAGCTGCTCGTGCACAACGGCGACGAACAGGTCTACGAGTGCGTGCTCTTGCCCTATGCCGACCGCGTCTCGTGCTGCATCAGCAGCCAGGTGGGGTGCCCGATGGGGTGCACGTTCTGCGCGACCGGCCTGGGCGGTTTCGACCGCAACCTGACGGCGGCGGAGATCATCGGCCAGTACCTGCTTCTCCAGTCGCTGAGCCCACGCCGAGTGAGCCACGTGGTCTTCATGGGCATGGGCGAACCGTTGCTGAACCTGGAGGCGCTCGTGGAGGCCATGCGGCTGCTGCACGAAGAGGTCGGGCTGAGCTACCGACACCTCACCGTCTCGACCGTCGGCCTCGTACCGCAAATCAGGCAGCTCGCTCGCCTGAAGCTTCCCATCCACCTCGCCCTCTCGCTCCACTCCCCGCTCGACTCGGTCCGGGAGACGCTCATGCCTGTGAACCACAAGTGGCCGGTGGCGGAGGTGATGCAGGCCATGCGCGAATACCAGGCCGCGACCGGGAGAAAAGTCACGTTCGAATACCTCCTGATAGACCAGGTGAACGATACGCCCGACCAGGCGGAGGCGCTGGCACGTCTAGTGAAGGGCCTCCCGTGTTTTGTGAACCTCATCCCGTTCAATTGGGTCGACACCGGCCAGGGCTTCCGCCGTCCGGAACGCGAGCGCGTCGCCGCATTTCGCCGGGTCTTGGAGAAGTTCGGGGTGGAGGTGGCCGAACGCGTGGAGCGCGGTCACGACATCGCCGCCGCCTGCGGCCAATTGGCGGGGCAGCACACGGGACGGTTCGGCAAGCGGGGACTCACACCCCTACGCGTAGAGTGAAGGACACTTCACGGTTGGGAGGCGGGTCGCGGGCCGGAAAAATCCTCGGCTTGGTCCTGCTTGCCCTCCTCCTCGTCTCCGGCTGCTCCGTCCCCAAGAGGCAGAGGCCGGCTCCAAAGCCGGAAGAGCGGGAGCCGGAGAAGATCACGGCGATCGCGCCCGAGATCACGGTGACCGACAAGGAGGGCGAGAAGGCGTTCGTCGTCCGGAGCGACTCGACCCGGCTTGAGCTCCGCGAAGGTGAAGGAAGCCTCGCGCGCCTCAACCGGATCACGGGCGAGATTTACCGGAACGGGAAGATCGCGAGCCGGATCGAGGCGGATACGGCCCGAGTCGACCAGGCGGCCAAGACCCTCACCGCGTTCGGCAACGTGCGCATGACCCGCGAAGAGGGCGTGGACGCGGGACAAGGCGGCAAGCCCGACCTCGGCGGCCTCGTGATGAACGCGCGCCGGATGGTCTATTCCAAGGGACAAGAACGGATCGAGGCAGAAGGCGACGTCACGGTATCCTCCGACAAGTTCGTGATGGGCCCGATCCCGAAGCTCTGGGCGAACGAGGACCTGACGACGTTCGCCACCCCCGACAAGTTCTAATGCGACGAAACCTCCTGCGCCTGCTCGCCTTGTCCGCTCTCGTGGGAGTCGCCCTGACGGCTGGCTCGCAGCGCGCCCAGCGGCCCTTCCTGGCGGACAAGCAGGGGCGCTTCGCCATCTTCAACGTCGCTTCCGGCCGGGCGGACTTTCAACCGGGCGGAGGGATCGCCTTCGAGGCGGCGGGCACGCCGGTGAACGGATACTCGCTGGAACAGAACCTGGAGTTCAAGATGCGAGAGATCAAGGGCGAGACGGTCCAAACCAAGGGCGGGCCGATGCGGCTGAAATCCGGCCAAGCCCGCGGCGGGGTCGAGATCACCGTGAACCGCAACGCTTCGCGCACCACGCTCGGCACCGAACTCGCCACCATCGCCGACGACGGCGAGGCGGCCAGGATCACGCTGCCCGGCACGTTCACCATGAACGACGAGACGGCAACCGCCAACCGGCGACGGTCGATCCAGGTGCGGGGCACCTCAGGGCGGTTCGTGCTGGAGACCCTCACGAACGCCAAGACTGACCCCTTGCGCACCGCAGACGTCAGCGGGCCCGTGACCTTGCGCATGGTGACGGACTCCGCGCGCCAGGCGGGCACCGACAAGAACGTGATCGACGCCCGGGGCGACTCGATGACCTACAACCGCGCGACCCGCCGCCTGGTGCTCTCGGGCGACGTCACCATCAACAGCCTGCAGTCCCCCGCCCAGGGCGCCGGCTTCGAAGGCGTGATGACAGTCGACCGCATGGAGGTCGAGTTCGACGAGAACTACCAGATCAAGACCGTCCGCACCAGCACCGGGCGGGGCGACTTCCAGGAATCAAGGGGCGGATGAAGGTCCGTTCTGAATC carries:
- a CDS encoding HIT domain-containing protein, translated to MSERLWAPWRFNYVQKADAQNATGNIFVDLPAMDDDRQNLILYRGETAFVLMNAYPYTSGHLLVAPFRKVADIVGLSPEELSEINQLVVKCVQWTRAAYSPDGYNIGVNMGRAAGAGIPGHIHWHVVPRWSGDTNFMGTVGDVRVIPQDLTQAYDLLLGIVKGS
- a CDS encoding uracil-DNA glycosylase; translation: MATLTGSGLQELALRAHSCRLCPLAERRRNVVFGEGNPSSPLVLVGEGPGDEEDRTGRPFVGRAGKLLDQALAENGLDRTKVYICNTVKCRACDWSTGRPVNRPPAEEETAACRSWLLPQLAAIAPEVVLCIGAPSAKNLIKKAFKITAERGRYFPSEFARCAIATLHPAYILRNQGASSDGGYRLLVEDIAKAWETAVRLRERTPPVEEARQLGLEF
- a CDS encoding FAD-dependent oxidoreductase, which encodes MRVAVVGAGIMGLCTARALADRGHQVVVFEKAEPGNRLGSTSGRSRIVRQAYPDRFYSEILLEGHALWQELEQAAGKRLVHAVGLLYIGPRDEAEIQMEVQTLSSLNQVHKLVGPEEVRSVSPTIRLQHHEIAIHTLEAGWADVPAVLDAVALLAMQAGAEFATKEVSPDEQFEDFDRAVVTVGPWVTRWGKLRQGSNGKSSVYGESSNRKQTGLAVTLQTYAYVRGHHQGPVWIEGFGDHLYGFPNEPGKDCFKIGLHSPGPVTDPDDPHRIPDRRVQSEIKEAARRRFDLKSPEIIEAHTCPYTTAPNDDFKIGWRDDKTLLASPCSGHGFKFGPWMGQFLADLAEGKQKIDAYPRWHWKSSDDAAKAIA
- a CDS encoding deoxyribodipyrimidine photo-lyase, yielding MPRYKSIVCWLRRDLRLEDNTALAEATRSAEHVAVAFVYDREILDPLLDRDDRRVTFIHESVGELERKLAAKGSGIVTLYGTPGEEIPRLAEQVGAEAVFASHDDDPYALTRDHLVKASLKSAGREFYTFKDIVVFERTEVLNQSGEPFKVFTPYSKAWKAALQPPMIQPAEADTSRLAPRKLLPSFGNLSLDQIGFQKGDLWLEPGEDAALRRLEDFFAGACDDYAEMRDFPGIQGTSGLSVHLRHGTVSIRQCFRRAYEEEGRGAAKWIDELIWREFYHMILANFPNVVQESFRPEYRNLEWPGSDEDYRAWEEGRTGYPIVDAAMRCLNATGWMHNRLRMVTAMFLTKDLLVDYRKGEAYFARKLLDFELSSNNGGWQWSASTGVDAQPYFRIFNPVLQSKKFDPEGKFIKTWCPELKNFSPEHVHWPSGAPLMEQQLAGCEVGKDYPLPIVDHGTMRERAVKLLTLPS
- a CDS encoding 1-acyl-sn-glycerol-3-phosphate acyltransferase, with the translated sequence MTKNRQSTRIQLPRENRGWYGFAAWLVRSLLATLGGGIERIGLENVPLEGPTLIAPVHMSFLDPPVIGSLCPRRLRFMAKEELFRPALLNVLIRSLGAFPVRRGHNDSTAVKNALAMLADKQAVLVFPEGARNDGETMLPIQIGLAMMAKRSGAKVVPVGLQGTQKMLPKGAKGPRRTRVTIAFGKPFTYAEVTEGLPDREARARFVEVLGARIAEACALAGNPIKSASSDPPRTESHPVQTQP
- a CDS encoding AAA family ATPase; translation: MSLIHDGLLQLLDVLPSHIKEKLVTSPDLNELVEVVLDYGRPAEARYRSGFERWHGITVTEHDLEHVVKKIGDFGEDNRAGIERTLHRISCIRNRQGRVVGLTCRVGRALEGTIDIIDDIVRAGQSILILGRPGVGKTTKLREVARVLADEVEKRVVIVDTSNEIGGDGDVPHPAVGSARRMQVRRPSEQHNVMIEAVENHMPEVIVIDEIGNEAEAMAARTIAERGVQLIATAHGQTLENLMLNPSLADLIGGIQAVTLSDDEARRRGTQKTILERKAPPTFQVVIELIDYDKLAVHHDVQKTVDLMLRGVLPRPEVRVRRAEGDVEVVQQEVVGEIDEPGFNERFPSLSARKPQPPDPPERGGRKGRTATAEPEKAPKAEPQPKPAKVMRIFPYGIARTRLERAIRERKAPAYITNDIHQADAVIAIRSTAQAKPAKLRELGRPLPTVVVKSNTFSQIASALEEVLRGSGIDRDAEAGALQEVSDAVATVLRTGRPVELTPQNSSVRKMQLQIVESKRLAAECVGQDPARRLRILPVRLA